The Desmodus rotundus isolate HL8 chromosome 3, HLdesRot8A.1, whole genome shotgun sequence genome includes a region encoding these proteins:
- the IL2RB gene encoding interleukin-2 receptor subunit beta, producing MAAPALSWCLSLLLFLLPLPIPRASTVVKDTPKLTCFYNSRANISCIWSQDGGLPDTSCRIHAKPAQRSWNKSCELLPEVPASWTCNLILDGNPESQMLTSADVVHMRVMCREGERWQVVMTQKFKPFENLRLMAPNSLRVTHMETRRCNITWTVNQSSHYVTRYLQFEARTRSPGHSWEESPLLTIGQNQQWICLETLAPGTLYEFQVRVRAQRGSNSTWSPWSRPLAFRTTPEAPSLGHIIVGLSGAFGFIILVYLLANCRYLGPWLKKVLKCHIPDPSEFFSQLSSEHGGDFQKWLSSPFPSSSFSPGGPAPEISPLEVLDREAKATQLLLLQQDKVPSSSLETSGHSLTSCFTNQGYFFFHLPDALEIESCQVYFTYDPCTEEPDDEGGPGVPEGSLLLPLPPLPEEDDAYCTFPPRDDLLLFSPTLISGPSPPNTALGDTEADEERLTPSLQEGVPKHWVPQPLEPPTPAAPDLVNFQSSLENALGEAREESSGPGPGLGVRAGFPWASPAGQCQVRAPTFCLPLNTDAYLSLQELQDQDQAHLV from the exons ATGGCGGCTCCTGCTCTGTCCTGGTGtctgtccctcctcctcttcctccttcccctgcccatcCCTCGGGCGTCCACGGTGGTGAAAG ACACTCCCAAGCTCACGTGCTTCTACAACTCGAGAGCCAACATCTCCTGCATCTGGAGCCAGGATGGGGGCCTGCCGGACACTTCCTGCCGCATCCATGCGAAGCCTGCTCAACG TTCCTGGAACAAATCCTGTGAGCTGCTCCCAGAGGTGCCGGCATCCTGGACCTGCAACCTGATCCTTGACGGGAACCCAGAG TCTCAGATGCTGACCTCAGCTGACGTTGTCCACATGAGGGTGATGTGCCGCGAAGGGGAGAGGTGGCAGGTGGTGATGACCCAAAAGTTCAAGCCCTTTGAGAACC TTCGCCTGATGGCACCAAACTCCCTCCGAGTCACCCACATGGAGACCCGCAGATGCAACATCACCTGGACCGTCAACCAGTCCTCCCACTACGTTACAAGATACCTGCAGTTTGAAGcccggaccaggtccccaggccaCAGCTGGGAG GAGTCCCCCCTGCTGACCATTGGGCAGAACCAACAGTGGATCTGCCTGGAGACCCTTGCTCCAGGCACCCTGTATGAGTTCCAGGTGCGGGTCAGGGCCCAGCGAGGCAGCAACTCGACTTGGAGCCCCTGGAGCCGGCCCCTGGCCTTCAGGACGACGCCTGAGG CCCCTTCTTTGGGCCATATCATCGTGGGCCTCAGCGGTGCCTTCGGCTTCATCATCTTAGTCTACCTGCTGGCCAACTGCCGGTACCTCGGGCCGTG GTTGAAGAAGGTTCTGAAGTGTCACATCCCAGACCCCTCGGAGTTCTTTTCTCAGCTGAGCTCAGAGCATGGAGGAGATTTCCAG AAGTGGCTGTCCTCGCCCTTTCCCTCATCCTCCTTCAGTCCTGGCGGCCCAGCCCCCGAGATCTCCCCGCTGGAGGTGCTGGACAGGGaagccaaggccacacagctgctcCTGCTGCAGCAGGACAAGGTGCCCTCATCCTCCCTGGAGACCAGCGGCCACTCACTGACCAGCTGCTTCACCAACCAAGGCTACTTCTTCTTCCACCTCCCGGATGCGCTGGAGATTGAGTCTTGCCAGGTGTACTTCACCTATGACCCCTGTACCGAGGAGCCTGACGATGAGGGTGGGCCTGGAGTGCCTGAGGggtctctcctcctgcccctgccacctCTGCCAGAGGAGGATGATGCCTACTGCACCTTCCCCCCCAGGGATGACCTGCTGCTCTTCTCCCCTACTCTCATCAGTGGCCCAAGCCCCCCAAACACTGCCCTGGGGGACACTGAGGCTGATGAAGAGAGGCTGACCCCGTCTCTGCAGGAGGGAGTCCCCAAACACTgggtcccccagcccctggagcctcccaccccagcagcccctgACCTGGTGAATTTCCAGTCATCCCTGGAGAATGCACTGGGAGAAGCTAGGGAGGAgagctctggccctggccctggccttggGGTGAGGGCAGGCTTCCCCTGGGCCAGCCCCGCCGGGCAGTGCCAGGTCAGGGCCCCCACTTTCTGCCTGCCCCTGAACACTGATGCCTACCTGTCCCTCCAAGAGCTGCAGGATCAGGACCAAGCTCACCTGGTGTAG